The Capsicum annuum cultivar UCD-10X-F1 unplaced genomic scaffold, UCD10Xv1.1 ctg50833, whole genome shotgun sequence nucleotide sequence GAGTTTAATTGTCTTAAAactttgattttgaaagataattctTTAGCATATTGCGTACATTGCTTTGCTCATCAGTTGCAATTGACTCTTGTAGCTGTTGCGAAGAAACATGATGAtgtgaataatttttttgacattcttgataaagttttaaatattgttGGAGGTTCTTTTAAGCGCAGGGAGATGCTTCGAGATGATCaagttgaaaaattagagaaattattAGTGCTTGGTGAAGTTCATATGGGAAGTGGATTAAATCAAGAACTTGGAATTCAAAGACTCTGTGCTACTCATTGGGGGTCCCATTTTAAGACAGTAAGTAACTTCATTTCCTTATTCTCATCAattgttcttgttcttggagttcttgaaaaAGAAGGTGCAAATTATCATGAGAAAACATTGGCAAAAAGTCTAGTGGAAGATATTCGATCTTATGAGTTTGTCTATATGTTGCATTTGATGTTGAAAATTTTGATAGTGACATATGATTTGAATACAGATTTACAACGAAAAGATCAAGATATCGTTAGTGCTATGAAGCTTGTGGATTTCTCAAAGAGACAATTTCAATTGATGAGGGAATGTAAATGAAATTCTTTGTTAGAAGATGTCTCTTTATTTTGTGAAAAgaatgatattgtgattc carries:
- the LOC124892808 gene encoding zinc finger MYM-type protein 1-like, with translation MAFVLRYVNKEGKLIERFLDLVHVKDTSAKSLKEAIYSLLLNHSLSRSQIWGQGYDGASNMQGEFNCLKTLILKDNSLAYCVHCFAHQLQLTLVAVAKKHDDVNNFFDILDKVLNIVGGSFKRREMLRDDQVEKLEKLLVLGEVHMGSGLNQELGIQRLCATHWGSHFKTIYNEKIKISLVL